Proteins encoded together in one Corynebacterium liangguodongii window:
- the coaA gene encoding type I pantothenate kinase — MSRAVDSSPYVDFNRGDWRQLRASMPQLLTAVELNKLAGIGENIDLAEVADIYLPVARLIHLRVAAAQRLGAATATFLGESMRVPYIIGIAGSVAVGKSTTARVLQALLQRGKTHPRVDLVTTDGFLYPTAVLRERGLLERKGFPESYDRREFMRFITDVKSGASEVAAPVYSHKFYDIIPGEKQVVDRPDIVILEGLNVLQTGPTLMVSDLIDFSIYVDAKTEHIEKWYIDRFLELRETAFREPGAHFARFAQLSDAQAAREAREIWQSINLPNLVENILPTRVRASLVLRKGADHSVERVRMRKL, encoded by the coding sequence ATGTCTCGCGCTGTAGATTCCAGCCCCTACGTCGATTTCAACCGCGGCGACTGGCGTCAGCTGCGCGCCTCCATGCCCCAGCTGCTCACCGCGGTCGAGCTCAACAAGCTCGCCGGCATTGGGGAGAACATCGATCTGGCCGAGGTTGCGGATATCTACCTGCCTGTCGCCCGCCTCATCCACCTACGCGTCGCGGCTGCTCAACGGCTCGGCGCGGCCACCGCAACCTTCCTGGGGGAATCCATGCGGGTGCCGTACATCATCGGCATCGCAGGCTCGGTTGCTGTGGGCAAATCCACCACCGCCCGCGTGCTCCAGGCCCTGCTGCAAAGGGGCAAGACCCACCCCCGGGTCGACCTCGTGACCACAGATGGGTTCCTCTACCCCACCGCGGTGTTGCGGGAGCGCGGCCTGCTCGAGCGCAAGGGGTTCCCAGAGTCCTACGACCGGCGCGAGTTCATGAGGTTTATCACCGACGTCAAGTCGGGCGCGAGCGAGGTAGCCGCGCCGGTGTATTCCCACAAGTTCTACGACATCATACCGGGGGAGAAACAGGTCGTCGACCGCCCGGACATCGTCATCCTCGAGGGACTCAACGTGTTACAGACGGGCCCGACGCTGATGGTCTCCGACCTTATCGATTTCTCCATCTACGTCGACGCAAAGACCGAACACATCGAAAAGTGGTACATCGATCGCTTCCTCGAGCTGCGCGAGACCGCGTTTCGCGAGCCCGGCGCCCACTTCGCGCGCTTCGCGCAGCTTTCCGACGCCCAGGCCGCCCGCGAGGCGCGGGAAATCTGGCAATCGATCAACCTGCCCAACCTCGTGGAGAACATCCTGCCCACCCGCGTGCGCGCCTCCCTCGTGCTCCGCAAGGGCGCCGACCACAGCGTAGAGCGGGTGCGAATGCGCAAGCTCTAG
- the glyA gene encoding serine hydroxymethyltransferase, translating to MNEDFRYQDLASLDPEVHEAIVSELGRQRNTLEMIASENFVPRAVLQAQGSVLTNKYAEGYPGRRYYGGCEYVDVIEDLARERAKEVFGAKYANVQPHSGAQANAAVLMALAEPGETILGLDLAHGGHLTHGMKINFSGRLYNVAAYQVEKDTHLIDMDKLREQAREVKPKVIIAGWSAYPRQQDFAEFRSIADEVGAYLWVDMAHFAGLVAAGLHPNPVPHAHVVSSTVHKTIGGPRSGFILTNDLDLHKKLNSTVFPGQQGGPLMHVIAAKATAFKIAGLPEYKDRQQRTIDGAKILAERLTRDDAKGAGVDVVSGGTDVHLVLVDLRNSTMDGQQAEDLLHEVGITVNRNAVPFDPRPPKVTSGLRIGTSALATRGFGDADFAEVAEVIARTLIDGEGADREALHARVDALAEKYPLYPGLEDWKLL from the coding sequence ATGAACGAGGATTTCCGCTACCAGGATCTCGCCTCTTTGGACCCCGAAGTCCACGAGGCCATCGTGAGCGAGCTCGGCCGCCAGCGCAACACGCTGGAGATGATCGCTTCTGAAAACTTCGTCCCCCGCGCGGTGCTCCAGGCCCAGGGATCGGTGCTGACAAACAAGTACGCCGAGGGCTACCCGGGCCGCCGTTACTACGGCGGCTGCGAGTACGTTGACGTCATCGAGGACCTCGCCCGCGAGCGCGCGAAGGAGGTCTTCGGCGCGAAGTACGCCAACGTGCAGCCGCACTCGGGCGCCCAGGCCAACGCCGCCGTCCTCATGGCGCTGGCTGAGCCGGGGGAGACGATCCTCGGCCTCGACCTCGCGCACGGCGGTCACCTCACCCACGGCATGAAGATCAACTTCTCCGGCCGCCTCTACAACGTCGCGGCCTACCAGGTGGAGAAGGATACCCACCTCATCGACATGGACAAGCTGCGCGAGCAGGCGCGCGAGGTCAAGCCGAAGGTCATCATCGCGGGGTGGTCGGCCTACCCGCGGCAGCAGGACTTCGCGGAGTTCCGCTCGATTGCGGACGAAGTTGGCGCCTACCTGTGGGTGGACATGGCCCACTTCGCCGGCCTGGTTGCTGCCGGCCTGCACCCCAACCCGGTGCCGCACGCCCACGTGGTCTCCTCCACCGTGCACAAGACGATCGGCGGGCCCCGGTCCGGCTTCATCCTCACCAACGACCTCGACCTGCACAAGAAGCTCAACTCCACGGTCTTCCCCGGCCAGCAGGGAGGGCCGCTCATGCACGTCATCGCCGCGAAGGCTACCGCCTTTAAGATCGCGGGCCTGCCCGAGTACAAGGACCGCCAGCAGCGCACCATTGACGGCGCGAAGATCCTCGCCGAGCGCCTCACGCGTGACGACGCCAAGGGGGCCGGCGTCGACGTCGTCTCCGGCGGCACCGATGTCCACCTCGTCCTCGTGGACCTGCGGAACTCGACGATGGATGGCCAGCAGGCGGAGGATCTGCTGCACGAGGTGGGCATCACGGTCAACCGCAACGCGGTGCCTTTCGACCCGCGCCCGCCGAAGGTGACCTCCGGCCTGCGCATCGGCACCTCCGCGCTTGCCACCCGCGGGTTCGGCGATGCGGACTTCGCGGAGGTTGCGGAGGTGATCGCGCGCACGCTCATCGATGGCGAGGGCGCCGACCGCGAGGCCCTTCACGCCCGCGTCGATGCGCTGGCGGAGAAGTACCCGCTCTACCCGGGCCTGGAGGACTGGAAGCTGCTGTAA
- a CDS encoding LGFP repeat-containing protein — protein MNTQRTIAAAVAAAMLATGLAACSSAEQGGAGEKTTVEETATETNTVKESAPAEAKGETVPVTTADGQQAMVPAGLAEAMKTYAEQPAWGEPLKVEEKEGGWIASYDNGHYVTWNENTGGAPTWGEIANNWLTTVEPEQNLGFPVAPEKKIENGSGWVQEFENGTIEWARGGSNGEFQANVNVK, from the coding sequence ATGAATACCCAGCGCACGATCGCCGCCGCAGTCGCAGCAGCCATGCTCGCTACCGGGCTGGCCGCCTGCTCCTCCGCCGAGCAGGGCGGGGCCGGAGAGAAGACCACTGTCGAGGAGACGGCAACCGAGACCAACACGGTGAAGGAGTCCGCACCCGCCGAGGCCAAGGGCGAGACGGTTCCGGTTACCACCGCCGATGGCCAGCAGGCCATGGTCCCCGCGGGGCTCGCCGAGGCCATGAAGACCTACGCCGAGCAGCCCGCGTGGGGCGAGCCGTTGAAGGTCGAGGAGAAGGAAGGTGGCTGGATCGCCTCTTACGACAACGGCCACTACGTCACCTGGAACGAGAACACCGGCGGCGCACCCACCTGGGGCGAGATCGCTAACAACTGGCTGACCACCGTCGAGCCGGAGCAAAACCTCGGCTTCCCGGTCGCCCCGGAGAAGAAGATCGAGAACGGTTCCGGCTGGGTTCAGGAGTTTGAAAACGGCACCATCGAGTGGGCCCGCGGCGGCTCGAACGGCGAGTTCCAGGCAAACGTCAACGTCAAGTAG
- a CDS encoding GNAT family N-acetyltransferase, which translates to MSHSTHDGFNLRPIRPADYPQVRDIYEMGLGSGHATYETAGPSWEEFRARKIMETVFVATPAEDDERILGWVSAAKASSRSVFHGVVEDSIYTHPDAQGRGISGALLDRLIETCIALDKWSIHSWIFPENEGSAQLHLSRGFEKVGTFHHMAQMSYGEMEGQWRDTDIYELLLPKPGEK; encoded by the coding sequence ATGTCTCATTCAACCCACGACGGATTTAACCTCCGTCCGATCCGCCCGGCCGACTACCCGCAGGTCCGCGACATTTACGAGATGGGGCTGGGATCGGGGCACGCAACCTACGAAACCGCTGGTCCGAGCTGGGAAGAGTTCCGGGCCCGCAAAATCATGGAGACGGTGTTCGTGGCTACCCCAGCCGAGGATGACGAGCGCATCCTCGGCTGGGTTTCCGCCGCTAAGGCGTCCTCGCGCAGCGTCTTCCACGGGGTCGTGGAAGACTCCATCTACACCCACCCCGACGCCCAGGGGCGCGGTATCTCAGGAGCCCTGCTCGACAGGCTCATCGAGACGTGTATCGCGCTTGATAAGTGGTCCATCCACTCGTGGATCTTCCCCGAGAACGAGGGCTCGGCGCAGCTGCACCTCTCCCGCGGGTTTGAAAAGGTGGGCACGTTCCACCACATGGCCCAGATGTCCTACGGGGAGATGGAGGGGCAGTGGCGCGACACCGACATCTACGAGCTTCTCCTGCCCAAGCCGGGCGAGAAGTAG
- a CDS encoding MDR family MFS transporter: MLTMLMSSLGQMIFVTALPTIVGELGGVEHMSWVIAMFMLTMTIAMPLNGKLGDALGRTWLYLGSIGLFVAGSIFGGLADSMGLLILARGIQGLGAGGMMVNSQAIIAEIIPARQRGKYMGAMGVVFGVSSVLGPVLGGWFTEGPGWRWALWINVPFGLAAIAVSAAVLRLRGRSDGPVNFDVLGAVFMVLATGGIIAATTWKDIVLICAAVVFTTLFVAVEMRAAQPLVPMNLFANRNMALTTVAGVILGFSMTGVIGYVPTYLQMVHGLTPTQAGLVLVSMVAGMLLVGVSVGFVISRTGRYKAYPIAGMGMITLSLVALSRLEASSRLAFLAACLFCFGVGIGLVMQVLMLIVQNSFPVSVVGTATAANNFFRQLGSALGASLVGSLFIHNLGEKLAGASISTLTPGAVAGLPPELKAAVATGYNDALTPVFALMAPLTLGALVLLAWVREDPLKETIS, translated from the coding sequence ATGCTCACCATGCTCATGAGCTCGCTCGGGCAGATGATCTTTGTCACCGCGCTGCCCACCATCGTCGGCGAGCTCGGCGGGGTCGAGCACATGAGCTGGGTCATCGCGATGTTCATGCTGACGATGACCATTGCCATGCCGCTCAACGGCAAGCTTGGCGACGCCCTCGGGCGCACCTGGCTCTACCTCGGCTCCATCGGCCTGTTCGTCGCTGGATCTATCTTCGGGGGCCTCGCGGACTCGATGGGCCTGTTGATCCTCGCCCGCGGGATCCAGGGCCTCGGGGCCGGCGGGATGATGGTCAACTCTCAGGCGATCATCGCCGAGATCATCCCCGCCCGCCAGCGCGGGAAGTACATGGGTGCCATGGGCGTGGTCTTCGGCGTCTCCTCCGTGCTCGGACCGGTCCTAGGCGGCTGGTTTACCGAGGGCCCCGGCTGGCGCTGGGCGCTGTGGATCAACGTCCCGTTCGGGCTGGCCGCCATCGCGGTGTCCGCGGCGGTCCTGCGTCTGCGCGGGCGCTCGGACGGCCCGGTGAATTTCGATGTCTTAGGCGCGGTGTTCATGGTGCTGGCCACCGGGGGCATCATCGCGGCCACGACGTGGAAGGACATTGTCCTCATCTGCGCCGCCGTCGTCTTTACTACCCTCTTCGTCGCGGTCGAGATGCGAGCGGCGCAGCCGCTTGTGCCGATGAACCTCTTTGCCAACCGGAACATGGCGCTGACCACCGTGGCAGGGGTAATCCTCGGGTTTTCTATGACGGGGGTGATCGGTTATGTGCCCACCTACCTCCAGATGGTGCACGGCCTCACCCCTACCCAGGCCGGCCTGGTGCTCGTGAGCATGGTCGCCGGGATGCTGCTCGTCGGCGTCTCGGTGGGCTTCGTTATCTCTCGCACCGGGCGGTATAAGGCCTACCCCATTGCCGGGATGGGGATGATCACCCTGTCCCTCGTTGCCCTCTCGAGGCTAGAGGCCTCCTCGCGCCTTGCGTTCCTCGCGGCCTGCCTCTTCTGCTTCGGTGTGGGCATCGGGCTCGTTATGCAGGTCCTCATGTTGATTGTCCAAAACTCGTTCCCGGTAAGCGTCGTGGGCACCGCCACCGCGGCGAACAACTTCTTCCGCCAGCTCGGCTCCGCGCTCGGGGCCTCGCTCGTAGGCTCCCTGTTTATTCATAATCTCGGGGAAAAGCTCGCAGGGGCGTCGATAAGCACGCTGACCCCGGGCGCCGTCGCCGGGCTCCCGCCGGAGCTCAAAGCGGCGGTGGCCACGGGCTATAACGACGCGCTCACCCCGGTGTTCGCGCTCATGGCGCCGCTGACGCTAGGCGCGCTCGTGCTGCTCGCCTGGGTCCGCGAAGACCCGCTTAAAGAGACGATTAGCTAG
- a CDS encoding class II fumarate hydratase — MAEQEYRIEHDTMGEVKVPVDALWRAQTQRAVENFPISGRGLESQQIRALGLLKAACAQVNKDMGNLPADKADAIIAAAHEIAEGKHDDQFPIDVFQTGSGTSSNMNTNEVIASIAKARGVEVHPNDDVNMGQSSNDTFPTATHVAATEAAVSDLIPGLRVLHDSLAAKAKEWHTVVKSGRTHLMDATPVTLGQEFSGYARQIELGIERVEASLRHLGELAIGGTAVGTGINTPADFGARVTAELVKLTGVEQLSEAANHFEAQANRDSLVEFSGAMRSVAVSFYKIANDIRLMGSGPLAGFAEIHLPDLQPGSSIMPGKVNPVLCETATQVSAQVIGNDAAVAFAGTQGQFELNVFIPVMARNVLESARLLANTARQFATKLVDGIEPNIERMQTLAESSPSIVTPLNSAIGYENAAKVAKTALKEGKTIRETVITLGFVDGEKLTEDELDRRLDVLSMANTDRN; from the coding sequence ATGGCTGAACAGGAATACCGCATCGAGCACGACACCATGGGCGAGGTCAAGGTCCCCGTGGACGCGCTGTGGCGCGCACAGACTCAGCGCGCGGTGGAGAACTTCCCCATCTCCGGCCGCGGCCTGGAGTCCCAGCAGATCCGCGCGCTCGGCCTGCTCAAGGCCGCCTGCGCGCAGGTGAACAAGGATATGGGAAACCTCCCGGCCGACAAGGCCGACGCGATCATCGCGGCCGCGCACGAGATCGCCGAGGGCAAGCACGACGACCAGTTCCCGATCGACGTCTTCCAGACCGGCTCGGGCACCTCGTCGAACATGAACACGAACGAGGTCATCGCCTCCATCGCCAAGGCTCGCGGGGTTGAGGTCCACCCGAACGACGACGTCAACATGGGCCAGTCCTCCAACGACACCTTCCCCACCGCGACCCACGTCGCCGCCACCGAGGCCGCCGTCTCTGACCTCATCCCGGGCCTGCGCGTGCTCCACGACTCGCTCGCCGCGAAGGCGAAGGAGTGGCACACCGTGGTCAAGTCCGGGCGCACCCACCTGATGGACGCCACCCCGGTGACCCTGGGACAGGAGTTCTCCGGCTATGCCCGCCAGATCGAGCTCGGCATCGAGCGCGTCGAGGCGAGCCTGCGCCACCTCGGCGAGCTCGCGATCGGCGGCACCGCGGTGGGCACCGGGATTAACACCCCGGCTGACTTCGGTGCGCGCGTCACCGCGGAGCTGGTCAAGCTCACCGGTGTTGAGCAGCTCTCCGAGGCGGCCAACCACTTCGAGGCCCAGGCCAACCGCGACAGCCTCGTCGAGTTCTCCGGCGCGATGCGCTCGGTGGCGGTGTCGTTCTACAAGATCGCCAACGACATCCGGCTCATGGGCTCCGGCCCGCTCGCCGGCTTCGCGGAGATCCACCTGCCGGACCTCCAGCCGGGCTCCTCCATCATGCCGGGCAAGGTCAACCCCGTGCTGTGCGAGACCGCAACGCAGGTCTCCGCCCAGGTCATCGGCAACGACGCCGCCGTCGCCTTCGCCGGAACGCAGGGCCAGTTCGAGCTCAACGTGTTCATCCCCGTCATGGCCCGCAACGTGCTCGAGTCCGCCCGTCTGCTGGCGAACACGGCCCGCCAATTCGCCACCAAGCTTGTCGACGGCATCGAGCCGAACATCGAGCGCATGCAGACCCTGGCGGAGTCCTCGCCGTCCATCGTCACCCCGCTGAACTCGGCGATTGGCTACGAAAACGCCGCCAAGGTGGCCAAGACCGCGCTCAAGGAGGGCAAGACGATCCGCGAGACCGTCATCACCCTGGGCTTCGTCGACGGCGAGAAGCTCACTGAAGACGAGCTCGATCGCCGCCTCGACGTGCTCTCGATGGCTAACACCGACCGCAACTAG
- the glpX gene encoding class II fructose-bisphosphatase, with protein sequence MSDQTVPTQYPDRNLALELVRVTEAAALASGRWVGRGKKNEGDGAAVDAMRKMINSVTMDGVIIIGEGEKDEAPMLYNGEKVGNGEGAKVDLAVDPVDGTRLMAEGRPNAISVIAAAERGAMYNPKDAFYMNKIAVGADAVGKIDITASVADNVRSVAAAKGIKPAEVTVVVLDRPRHAGLVEDIRAAGAKVRFIMDGDVAGAISAAQDTNSIDIMMGIGGTPEGVIAACALKCLGGEIQGQLAPQSDEERERVLAAGHDLDRVLTIDDLVSTDNCYFAATGVTNGDMLRGVSYRKNGATTRSLVMRGTSGTVRFVESIHQLSKLQEFSVVDYSDPTE encoded by the coding sequence ATGTCTGACCAGACCGTCCCCACCCAATACCCGGACCGCAACCTCGCCCTCGAGCTGGTGCGAGTGACTGAGGCGGCGGCGCTTGCCTCCGGCCGCTGGGTTGGCCGCGGCAAGAAGAACGAGGGCGACGGCGCAGCCGTGGACGCGATGCGCAAAATGATCAACTCCGTCACCATGGACGGCGTCATCATCATCGGCGAGGGCGAAAAGGACGAAGCCCCCATGCTCTACAACGGCGAGAAGGTCGGCAACGGCGAGGGCGCGAAGGTTGACCTCGCGGTCGACCCGGTCGACGGCACCCGCCTCATGGCGGAGGGCCGCCCGAACGCCATTTCCGTCATCGCCGCAGCCGAGCGCGGGGCGATGTATAACCCCAAGGATGCGTTCTACATGAACAAGATCGCCGTCGGCGCCGATGCCGTGGGCAAGATCGACATCACTGCGTCGGTGGCGGACAACGTCCGCTCTGTCGCGGCGGCCAAGGGCATCAAGCCTGCAGAGGTCACCGTGGTGGTGCTCGATCGCCCCCGCCACGCTGGGCTCGTCGAGGACATCCGCGCGGCGGGCGCGAAGGTTCGCTTCATCATGGACGGCGACGTCGCCGGCGCGATCTCCGCGGCGCAGGACACGAACTCGATCGACATCATGATGGGCATCGGCGGCACTCCTGAGGGCGTCATCGCCGCGTGCGCCCTGAAGTGCCTCGGCGGCGAGATCCAGGGCCAGCTGGCCCCGCAGAGCGACGAGGAACGCGAGCGCGTCCTCGCCGCCGGGCACGACCTCGACCGGGTGCTCACCATCGACGACCTGGTCTCCACCGACAACTGCTACTTCGCCGCGACGGGCGTGACCAACGGCGACATGCTGCGCGGGGTGTCCTACCGCAAGAACGGCGCGACGACCCGCTCTCTGGTGATGCGAGGCACCTCCGGCACGGTGCGCTTCGTGGAGTCCATCCACCAGCTGTCGAAGCTGCAGGAGTTCTCCGTCGTCGACTACTCTGACCCGACGGAATAG
- a CDS encoding DUF4245 domain-containing protein, producing MAGENKPRIFTDGRDMLINVALIIVAMLAVVGFTGLCSFNPGAPEQGPVQEVDARAFIDLESRAVDFPVRYPEVPAEWVANSARRTMVGGAPAPVIGWVTPAGSYLQLTQTAASLDDAISAVDPTPRELARTEAISGHDAEVYAAPGVRDIWAVDAGQRRLVATGAATDEEFRELIAAAL from the coding sequence GTGGCAGGCGAGAACAAACCCCGCATCTTTACCGACGGGCGCGACATGCTTATCAACGTCGCGCTCATCATCGTGGCCATGCTCGCCGTCGTCGGGTTTACGGGACTGTGCTCCTTCAACCCCGGTGCCCCTGAGCAGGGGCCGGTCCAAGAGGTCGACGCCCGAGCCTTTATCGACCTCGAGTCGCGCGCCGTCGATTTTCCCGTGCGCTACCCCGAGGTCCCCGCAGAGTGGGTGGCCAACTCCGCGCGTCGCACGATGGTCGGGGGAGCGCCGGCGCCGGTCATCGGGTGGGTCACCCCCGCGGGCAGCTACCTCCAGCTCACCCAGACGGCGGCTTCGCTTGACGACGCCATCTCCGCCGTCGACCCCACCCCGCGCGAGCTGGCCCGCACGGAGGCCATCTCGGGCCACGATGCCGAGGTCTATGCAGCGCCCGGCGTCCGCGACATCTGGGCGGTCGACGCGGGGCAACGGCGGCTCGTCGCCACCGGCGCCGCCACCGACGAGGAGTTCCGCGAGCTCATCGCGGCGGCGCTCTAG